TTTTGCATGCCATTTCCATGCGCCATGCGTTGTTTTAGCTCAGTTTTGCACGCTATCTCCATTCGCCGTGCGTCATTTTGGCTCACTTTTGCATGCCATCTCCATGCGTTGTGCGCTGTTTTTGCTCAATTTTGCACGCCATCTCCAAAGAAGATGCTTCTCCAGACAAAAAGGACGACATGTGGCACCAATGGATGGATGCCAGCCTTCACTGCAAGATCTCTGGAGGACAGGCTGACAGCCAGTACTAGTGAGCGCCCAGCTGGACGAATGAGCGCGCGTCACGTCATCCACTACACTGGCGACAACAGAGGGGACAAAAAGggtattccccttggtcggacagctggcgcccaCTGGCTAGCTGGCAGGTATCCTCCTCCACCTTCATCCTTCGTTTATAAATAGATGACTCATCCTTCAAGTTTAAGGATTCTGCTCTCTCACTATTTACACTCAACACACACTATTCTCCTCAgaacaatacttattctcacgccggagggtggtcacaagAAGAACCCCCCTATTTCCCTCCTTGTGGCGAGTCACCGGTGTTTTGTTTTGCGGGATACGCCCGAGGGTGGTCACAAGGAGAACCCCTCTAAGTCGGTTTTGGATGATTTAgatttcatacatgtattttgTCTTATTGCAATTTTATACACTATATTAAGTATTCAATTGTTGCTTCTAGGTCACTTTTAGTTACATTAATTGATAATTCAAAGCGCTCACACACAAGCAATTTGTAACCTACCCATGTCGGATAATTTTTAAGATTTATGGGCAATACAATCATTATATAACTTATACATACATGATAAAGCAATTATATCACATACGACCAAATTAATTTTACTTCTACAAGAAAATTTTAATTTTGGATTAAATAGTGTTCTCATACTAACTTTTGTTCTTTGCTTTAAACCATCTAAACTATTTTGAGCATTTGTAATACTGTATGAAGggtagtaatatatatatatatattttaacggcTAGttgctttccacgtgtaaactcatCCTTTCAGAACTATATCCAAAGATCGACTAACTATACTTATTATCAAGACATCTCTATGAACTTtcataagaataataataaaacaagttaaaCTATGTCTCTATCGTTATTCTCTTCCAAGATTATTTGTATACTCTATCAGACCACCCGTACTCATGCCCATTTAGGCGTTTTGTGTGCTGGAAAACGCCCAAACACGTCGGGGATCCACCCCCCTGGGCGTGTTTGGCTGCAAATCTTGTTTTGTCGTTGTTTAAATCACGTTGTGCACATTTTGAGTTGGCTAATAACATTTAATCTTCCTTTTTTAGTCCAATAgcttttttttttggtttttttatttttatttaattctttacacccTTTAAACATAATGGCCACATTCCCACTATACcaattttagaaaaacgcccagtAATGCTCCTTGTTGACTGTACTACCACATGGCAGAAAATGCCCAAAGAtgggggcattattcacccttaccactacacatggtcttaacaTAAAGTTATATACGCGTGGAAATTATAACCAAACTTGATAAACATATTTCATGTCTGTTGTGTAAGTTCTCGTTAGCATTTCTtgttacttcaaaatttaaaatggtaaatttatataaaaacttGTTAATAATATTCGCTAATATTTAAATTTTCACACCTTAGTGAAATATGATGTAGTCTAGTTGATCGGTTGAGTTTCGGGTGTCGCACATACCAAATTAGTTCTGGTTTATCATGTTTATATTTTTCAAGCGAGTTAAAATACATTTGTTTTAACACAACTAGTTcactatatttttttttataaagaataGTTAAATGTGATTTTAGTGCTTGTGGTTTGAATCATTTTATCAGTTTagttcaaaagtttcatttttcatCTGTGAGTCCAAATTGGTTttatcgttgccattttagtccactgggttatcTTCgtccattttatatgtaattctgttaactagaaaggcaattcggctatataaaatgaccgaatcgcccttctcgttaacataaaaatggatgaagttaaaccagtggactaaaatggtaacggtgaaacctttttgaactcaaaggcgaaaaataaaaccttttaaactaaactgacaaaatgacccaaaacaCAAAGACTAAAATTACATTTAACTCTTTAAAGaaagatatttttttttgaacggtttAAAGAAAGATATTATAATCCACAAATATCCTTATCCTTTTGAGAATAGGACTATAGAGTATAGACTACATACACAAAACCATAGAGAAATCATGACATCCCACTTGATCCAACATGATAAAAAGAAATCACACACGGGTACCTCATATGCTACTAACCAAAAATATAAGCCTACCCATTTGATCGACGACAATTCAACCCGGCCCAAACTCAAAACCAAGATATCGTGACCCGATTCTCCACTCCATACAAATTGGTTCATGTCAATATCATACTTACTTTAGTGAGATTGATTAATGGAATATTTTATCACAGTCAAATTAGATGAACATATAAATGAAATTAAGAGTTAAAAGTTTTACCTCAACCATGATTGTGATTCATAGTCAACAAGGCTGGAAGCATCTCCATATATTTTTCTCATTTTAGAGGATTCGTGTTAATAACGTCTTATAAAATAATAAGCAAAACATAAAACACAACAATATATAAGATGGAATATTTTCttattaaaatttcatttttatgttttattattgaTAAGTGTGTAAACAAGTTATGGGGTTGTTTgtcaacttctgaatggttaagtgatgaaccagtaagaggtctaaaccattaagtgttgaaccagtaaggggtctgaaccattaagagtcagtataatgcttaatcgtTAAGGGGCAAATGTccgaccaattcagattagaggtcttaatcattcagactcaatataatgcttaatcattcagaggcaaatgtctgaaccattcagatatTTGCTCACGGAACAGTCTTAACCATTAAAaactgaactagtaagaggtctaaaTCATTAACAGcctcattaagagctaaacaaacagtcCCATGCTTTAGTTCGCCTCATCTAACTTAAAAGTGTCGAGCTTGATTTACCTTGTTATAGGCCTTTTGTCTAAAGTCAAGACTGTGAGTTCTTTGACAAGCACCAGCTTGGCTTGATCTCTGACTTTTTTGTTATCTAATAATTTTTTATACATGTATATAGTTATTCTTATATGTATTTTTACTATAATTGcaaatataacattttatattatttatattatttaagTTTTTATACCATAGCTATATAAAACAGCAACAACGACCGTACCCAGTAAATCTCACAAAATAACAAAGTTATTGGTAGGATCTGACAGGGTAGGATGTAGGCAAACCTTACCTAAGTATAGAGATGTTTTCGCGATCAGacgtctgaatggttcagacatttgcctctgaatggttaagcattatgctaagtctgaatggttaagacctctaatttgaattgattagacatttgcatctgaacggttaagcatcatattgactcttaatggttcaacacttaataattcagatctcttactagttaagtacttaaccattcagaattTGTCAAACAACCACTTACTTGTTAAATATGATCCAACTTATAATTTGCTCATTCAAAGTTAAAATTAGTTTAAACTCAATTTGGTTCACACTGTTTTCGCAAACTCATCTCGCTAGGTCATTAAAGACTTTACATTAACTGGGTCATTAAAGACAAGTTGCTAGGAGCCTAGCACAAGTGGGAATAATTGAAGGCCCAATACAAACTGGCCCACAATCAAAATAACCCATTAACTTTCTGCCAACTCAGACATCACTGGACCCACCACCAAAGTCCACAAAACTTTTAAATACTTATctccctccctccctccctccTATCACCCACCAACCACCAAAAACCCTATTCTCAAATCACAAAGCATATGGCCAActtcaaacaacaacaacaacaacctcCGACTCTCTCCAAACAACGTTCATGGTCACCCGACATCAACCGCGACATTGAGTGGCAGAAGCTCAAGAACAACCAACGACGTCGTTTCCGTCACCGCCGTAGTCAGAGCATAGGCGTTGATATTAAAGTTGATGTTACTGATGAAGATGTGAAGGAACTGAAAGCGTGCTTTGATTTGGGTTTTGGGTTTGATCTTTCTGCTGATTTGGATCCGAAACTTGCCTCGGCTTTTCCTGCTCTTGAGTTTTATGCTGCGGTTAATCGTCGTTATAATGGCGGGATGCTGTCGAGATCTTCTTCGCTAAGTTCTGATTCGTCGTTGAGCTCGTTGGGTTCTACCACTGCTGCCATCGTCGATCTAGGTAAAGAAAATTAAACTTCTGTATCTCATTGGTGACGGAGCcaggatttttttttatttaagtcAGTTTTTTAATTTTGCTCAAATTTATAACAACTGAAAAGACAAAAcgtaataaaaataaattgtcatttttgaaaaaaataataaataaaaaaagttatttgaaatattaaaaaaatacatgTTATAGTTGTTAGCTACTAGTTTTCATGTTTTGAAAACGATATCTAGCATCTTTAGTTACAACCTTTGCAAATAACTTTTTCGAATagtgttagtttttttttttcggtGCTAAGATGAATAAGAATTCAGTGTGAAAATTTTCAAGTTGAGTGGGTCAAA
This is a stretch of genomic DNA from Helianthus annuus cultivar XRQ/B chromosome 16, HanXRQr2.0-SUNRISE, whole genome shotgun sequence. It encodes these proteins:
- the LOC110896875 gene encoding uncharacterized protein LOC110896875 — translated: MANFKQQQQQPPTLSKQRSWSPDINRDIEWQKLKNNQRRRFRHRRSQSIGVDIKVDVTDEDVKELKACFDLGFGFDLSADLDPKLASAFPALEFYAAVNRRYNGGMLSRSSSLSSDSSLSSLGSTTAAIVDLGDDPKKVKMKLKQWAQLVSCSVLEASSQSVNNKNVAE